Proteins from a genomic interval of Lacticaseibacillus pabuli:
- a CDS encoding PTS sugar transporter subunit IIC, with protein MEDTKFGQGFIKVAVKIGNEIHLRSLRDAFATIMPLYILAGLATLLNNTVFTWIFKGKTLLNVQYWGTTLSNATLNISSLLIATMIGYFLAKNKGFDKPLAAAMVSMATLVVMMPNTVSLIPVGATKAINVTGALSYANMGTGGMFAGIIMGLVATEIFIKISNIKQLQVNLGDQVPPAVGDSFNVLIPVILVLSFFAIISALLFATTGMNLISLITTFIQEPLRGIGTGIVGTLVIYTLANLLWLFGIHFSVIYSSILEPLLIINIVQNTAAYNAGHAIPNIINLSLVQSFALMGGSGSTLCLLAATFLISRNKASRNVSKFALVPGIFNINEPVIFGYPIVYNVATIIPFIVLPSFGIFVAWLTTVLGWMKPMVIQVPWTTPIFLNSFLATGGDWRAPVIQAAVVVLGILFYMPFVKLNDSIAARQVAMEKEEDKAKA; from the coding sequence TTGGAGGATACGAAATTCGGCCAAGGTTTCATCAAGGTTGCCGTCAAAATCGGTAACGAAATTCACTTGCGTTCGCTGCGTGATGCCTTTGCGACCATCATGCCACTGTACATTCTGGCTGGGCTGGCGACACTGCTGAACAACACCGTTTTCACCTGGATCTTTAAGGGCAAAACGCTGCTGAACGTGCAGTACTGGGGCACGACCTTGTCGAACGCGACCCTGAACATCTCAAGTTTGCTGATTGCCACTATGATTGGTTACTTCCTTGCAAAGAACAAGGGCTTTGACAAACCATTGGCTGCTGCGATGGTATCCATGGCCACATTGGTTGTCATGATGCCTAACACCGTTTCGCTGATTCCAGTTGGCGCCACCAAGGCCATTAACGTGACCGGTGCACTCTCATACGCCAACATGGGTACGGGTGGTATGTTCGCCGGGATCATCATGGGTCTGGTTGCAACGGAAATTTTCATCAAGATTTCGAACATCAAGCAGCTGCAAGTTAACCTTGGCGACCAAGTCCCACCTGCAGTTGGGGACTCATTTAATGTTTTGATTCCAGTCATTCTGGTGCTCTCATTCTTTGCTATTATCTCGGCACTGCTGTTCGCCACAACGGGGATGAACCTGATTTCCCTGATTACGACGTTCATCCAGGAACCACTGCGCGGGATTGGGACCGGGATTGTCGGCACGCTGGTCATTTACACATTGGCCAACCTGCTCTGGCTCTTCGGGATTCACTTCTCAGTTATCTACAGTTCCATCCTCGAACCACTACTGATCATCAACATCGTTCAGAACACGGCCGCTTACAACGCGGGTCACGCGATTCCGAACATCATCAACTTGTCACTCGTTCAGTCCTTCGCCTTGATGGGTGGCTCTGGCAGTACGCTCTGCTTGCTGGCCGCAACGTTCTTGATTAGCCGCAACAAGGCATCTCGGAACGTGTCGAAGTTTGCATTGGTACCAGGGATCTTTAACATCAACGAACCAGTCATCTTCGGCTACCCAATCGTGTACAACGTGGCAACCATCATTCCATTTATCGTGCTGCCTTCATTCGGAATCTTCGTGGCATGGCTCACAACCGTGCTGGGTTGGATGAAGCCAATGGTGATTCAGGTGCCATGGACCACACCAATCTTCCTGAACTCGTTCCTCGCAACGGGTGGTGACTGGCGTGCGCCAGTCATTCAGGCGGCGGTCGTCGTCTTAGGAATCCTGTTCTACATGCCATTCGTCAAGCTGAACGACAGCATTGCTGCACGTCAGGTCGCAATGGAAAAAGAAGAGGACAAAGCCAAGGCTTAA
- a CDS encoding replication-associated recombination protein A: MRQESLFDTDEPKPEEDGPDSGYQPLASRLRPTELSEFAGQQNLIAPGRVLYNLIERDQISSMIFWGPPGVGKTTLARLIARKTKARFVTFSAVSSGIKDIRNVMEEAESARVAGKKTIVFVDEIHRFNKAQQDAFLPYVERGSIILIGATTENPSFEINSALLSRLRVFVLHALSTDDLVSLQQRALKDPRGFGDFKVKVAPELMRRVAVYANGDARTALNTLEMAVTNGRVDGDTTIVNEDDLAQIMGKKALLYDKNGEEHYNLISALHKSMRNSDVDAALYWLSRMLVAGEDPLYVARRLVQFASEDVGLADSRALEIAVAAFQASQFLGMPECSVNLAHATAYLALAPKTSSVYDAYNAAKADAEHTLAEPVPLQIRNGVTKLMKDIGYGKDYQYAQDAPDKLTTMSTMPENLQGKHYYHPSNQGSEVRWAQRLQEIADWHKKHDPKPQDD, from the coding sequence ATGCGTCAGGAATCGTTGTTTGATACAGACGAGCCCAAGCCAGAAGAAGACGGGCCAGATAGTGGCTACCAACCGCTCGCCAGTCGTCTGCGGCCCACGGAATTGAGTGAGTTCGCGGGCCAACAGAATCTGATTGCGCCGGGGCGCGTCCTGTACAACTTGATTGAACGCGACCAAATTAGCTCGATGATTTTTTGGGGGCCACCTGGTGTTGGCAAGACGACACTGGCGCGGCTCATTGCGCGGAAGACGAAGGCACGATTTGTGACCTTTTCGGCGGTTTCCAGCGGCATTAAGGATATTCGTAATGTGATGGAAGAAGCCGAGTCGGCGCGCGTCGCCGGCAAGAAGACCATTGTCTTTGTTGATGAAATTCACCGTTTCAACAAAGCCCAGCAGGATGCCTTTCTGCCATACGTTGAACGCGGCAGTATCATCCTTATCGGGGCAACGACGGAGAACCCTAGCTTTGAAATTAACTCCGCGCTACTGTCGCGACTGCGGGTATTCGTTCTGCACGCGCTCAGTACCGATGATCTCGTGAGCCTGCAACAACGGGCACTGAAGGATCCGCGGGGCTTTGGTGATTTTAAGGTGAAGGTTGCGCCAGAACTGATGCGGCGTGTCGCAGTGTACGCGAACGGCGACGCCCGAACCGCGCTGAACACCCTGGAGATGGCGGTTACGAACGGCCGCGTCGACGGGGACACGACGATTGTGAATGAGGACGACCTGGCCCAGATTATGGGTAAGAAGGCCTTACTCTACGATAAGAACGGTGAGGAGCACTACAACCTGATTTCAGCCCTGCACAAGTCCATGCGTAATTCGGACGTGGATGCGGCGCTCTACTGGTTGAGCCGGATGCTGGTGGCGGGAGAAGATCCGCTATATGTGGCGCGGCGTTTGGTGCAGTTTGCCAGTGAAGATGTTGGCTTGGCGGATTCGCGCGCCCTGGAAATTGCGGTCGCTGCTTTTCAGGCGAGTCAGTTTCTGGGGATGCCCGAATGTTCCGTCAATTTGGCGCACGCAACGGCGTACTTGGCACTAGCACCGAAAACGAGTTCCGTGTACGACGCCTATAATGCGGCGAAGGCGGACGCCGAGCACACCTTGGCCGAACCCGTCCCGCTGCAAATTCGCAACGGGGTCACAAAACTCATGAAGGATATCGGCTATGGCAAGGATTACCAGTACGCTCAGGATGCGCCAGATAAGCTGACTACCATGAGCACGATGCCCGAAAACTTGCAGGGTAAGCATTATTACCACCCCAGCAATCAGGGGAGTGAGGTCCGCTGGGCACAACGCCTGCAGGAGATCGCAGACTGGCACAAGAAGCATGATCCGAAACCTCAAGATGATTAA
- a CDS encoding N-acetyltransferase, whose translation MQNFEKYHPIMSRHYNLDWLTNFKLKDILAMRHMRDIAIAQGRPIDTEITETAHFVNRAMALVMANRALLYGVGTRGADDLLATFGIYGFSTDQRCATVRMAAPATADPAVLAEVLPRMIGFAVHELGLTRMVAGQIVRPADRELYLANHFTEQSDGQLELHAEDVVDLPTYRF comes from the coding sequence ATGCAAAATTTTGAAAAGTATCATCCCATTATGTCGCGGCATTACAACCTCGACTGGTTGACCAACTTCAAGCTCAAAGATATTTTGGCGATGCGGCACATGCGCGACATTGCGATTGCGCAGGGACGGCCGATTGATACTGAAATTACCGAAACGGCGCACTTTGTTAACCGTGCGATGGCCCTCGTGATGGCGAATCGGGCCTTGCTGTATGGTGTCGGCACGCGCGGCGCAGACGACCTGCTCGCAACGTTTGGGATTTACGGCTTTAGCACCGACCAGCGTTGCGCGACCGTGCGGATGGCTGCGCCAGCAACGGCGGATCCTGCGGTATTAGCAGAGGTACTACCGCGAATGATTGGTTTTGCGGTGCACGAGTTGGGCCTAACACGCATGGTTGCGGGCCAGATTGTGCGCCCTGCTGACCGGGAGTTGTACTTGGCAAATCATTTTACCGAGCAATCAGACGGCCAGCTTGAGTTGCACGCTGAAGATGTGGTCGATTTGCCGACTTATCGTTTTTAA